The stretch of DNA CGGCATTCGTTCCCACCCAGGCAGCGGCAGCCGGCGACTACACGCTTCGTTTCGCACGCAGCAATAATTCTAAAGTCGAAGCTCCGAATGTCGGGCTCGATGTCACGCAACCGTTTACGGTCGAGGCTTATGTCACCGCGGGCGATAACAGTTCGGGAAGCGGGAATTCGAATTTCATCGACATTCCCGACGAATTCGGTTTAAGGCTTACGAACAACTGTTGGACGTTTTATACGTTTCACAGCCAGGCGGTTTCCGCAACTCCGTATGTCGCTCACCGTCGAGTTCATCTCGCTGGGATACGAACCGCAACGAAGCGTTCGCTCTACGTCGACGGGAAGCTCGTGGACAGCAAGGACGAACCGCAGCCGACCAAGCGCGCCGGCAACGGAAAACTCGGCCCGTTGATGATCATCTCCCCCGGGCCCGACGTCACGATCGATGAATTACGCATCTCGCAGACGGCGCGGCACGACGCGAACTTCACGCCGCAACCGAAGCTCACCGCCGATAAAGACACGCTGGCCCTCTACCACTTCGACGAAGGCTCCGGCGATGTGCTGAAAGACTCCTCCGGCAAAGGCCGCCACGGCAAGATCACCGGTGCCACCTGGGTGAAGTCCGACGGCTCGCCGATTCCGGCCATTTCCACATCGACCGTTCCCGCATCAAACGGCGCCGTCTATCTCGACGACCTGCCGGAAACAGAGCTGAAGGTGTTTAATTTCGGCAAGCACGGTCTCGACACCTCAGGTAAACCGGTCGAATGGCGTGGTCGACAACCGCAGCATTGCTTGTATATGCACCCCCTTACGGATGCCGAGCCTTCCACGGTGACCTATTCGCTGAACGGGCGATTCGAGGCGCTGAACGCAACCGTGGGGCTGTTGAACACGAAAGCAGAAACCACCCTAACTTTCCGCGTGCTAGGGGACGGCCGCGAGCTTTGGAAATCGCCCCTCATTCAAAATGTAACCGACGAAGCCGTCTGCTCCGTATCCGTTGCCTCAGTGCGCGAGTTGCGGCTGGAAGTCATTTGCAAAGGCGGTACCTATAATGTCAACGGCGGCTGGATCGAGCCGCGGCTGACGCCGGCGATTTCGGCGCCGCAGATTCCCGCCGAGGCGCTTACGTTCGGCGGCCATCGCTATTTGCTGGTCGATTCGTTCAGCACTTGGTCGGAAGCCAAGGCCAAGGCCGAGGCGCTGGGGGGCCATCTCGCCACGATCACAAGCAAGGGGGAACGAGATTGGATATTGACGAACGTCTTTCAGAAACGTCCGCGGGGTACCGATCGGAATGATCTAGGGCTGCAGATATTCCTCGGCGGCTCGCATGCCGGAGGCAATAGTTCCTGGACTTGGATTACGGGCGAACCGCTCGACGCTTCGCTGTGGCTGGGCTCCATGCCGACCGTCGTCGAAAAAAGCGGTTTGTCTTGGATTGCCGATGACCGATGGTACAACAAGCCGATCGACGATCGGAACAGCAGGTCGAATTACTTCCTCGTCGAATGGGACACGCCCGGTCCGGCGGCGGTCGCGACGAGCGGATTACCGCCCAGCACCGCCGATCAAGC from Planctomycetia bacterium encodes:
- a CDS encoding NPCBM/NEW2 domain-containing protein, which encodes RTKYIAAGALAGLLLLAGIIVKVRDKDGNVVAEVNVPNGATVEVVPQPATSGTTPRVPAFVPTQAAAAGDYTLRFARSNNSKVEAPNVGLDVTQPFTVEAYVTAGDNSSGSGNSNFIDIPDEFGLRLTNNCWTFYTFHSQAVSATPYVAHRRVHLAGIRTATKRSLYVDGKLVDSKDEPQPTKRAGNGKLGPLMIISPGPDVTIDELRISQTARHDANFTPQPKLTADKDTLALYHFDEGSGDVLKDSSGKGRHGKITGATWVKSDGSPIPAISTSTVPASNGAVYLDDLPETELKVFNFGKHGLDTSGKPVEWRGRQPQHCLYMHPLTDAEPSTVTYSLNGRFEALNATVGLLNTKAETTLTFRVLGDGRELWKSPLIQNVTDEAVCSVSVASVRELRLEVICKGGTYNVNGGWIEPRLTPAISAPQIPAEALTFGGHRYLLVDSFSTWSEAKAKAEALGGHLATITSKGERDWILTNVFQKRPRGTDRNDLGLQIFLGGSHAGGNSSWTWITGEPLDASLWLGSMPTVVEKSGLSWIADDRWYNKPIDDRNSRSNYFLVEWDTPGPAAVATSGLPPSTADQATVAAWLLENKKLARIGFEIDGRKQNATTVPTGPLKVFELNFSKFNNSGKPLSEEEVARLAAFTDLESLELSTLTDAGLAKLAPLKKLKSLIVPGSELTPAAVATIRQFPLLEHLHAFGDDEWLKPLAGMPSLRSMVFWKVKVSPQAMSWFPQYPNLKELTFYECIEVEKDPKSFVAIAPLKDCKNLSKLTLAGSAINSADLAVLSGFTQLLELNLNASTRTEAEVRQLAAALPRCKITWTDAANKKTIFEPTVTTPAASLSKPLP